In Ignisphaera sp., the genomic stretch GATCTTGTTAGGAAAGGTATGGGGCTAGAGGATTTCTATTCCAAGGTGCTCCAAGCAATCACAACATCTATTAGAACTAATTTGAGGAGCTGTTATCAGATATGGGCACTGGCCTCTATAATGAAAATCTTAGGCGGAATGGGCTACACCATTGCCTATCCAGAGAACAGATATCTAAACTTTGATCGGAGTGGAAAACAGAAGCTTGGGGTTATACCACCAAACTTTATTTTGTTCAATATTGGAAAGGGCTATTTGAGTTTTTTCCATGAAGCTCCAAGGCCTCTTAGCTGGGAGGATACAAGTGATTTGCAGAAGGTCTGGGGTTTGTATACTGCTTTGAGACTTGATGTCATGGTGTATAGTGGAAGGGTTCTAGACATAGTTAATTTATCTAATAATCCACCAATCGAGAGACCACAGGTGATATTAGAGTTCAAGGAGTTAGAGGATTGGTGGAAAAGAGCAAGGGATCTTAGAGGCTATTTCAGAAAACCTCTAACAGCCGAGGAGTGGAAGTCCAAATGGATTGAAGGTCTTTTCGAGGGGTTGGGAGAGGCGATGAGCATTAAGAAAACTGAGGTTAGGAGAAGGATTGAGGAGGGGTCGTCTCTGAGAGTAAAAGAGTATCAGCTTATTCTCCTCTACAAATCCACCTACAAGCCTAATAGGATTGTTCTTGTATCGAGGAAGGAGATTCCAGCTAATATAAAGAAATGGCTTTTGGATGCTGGGATAGATGTTATAGACTCTGTTGAATTTAATGAAATGAAACTTGAAGATGTGGCTCAGATTCTAGATGGATTCGTGTCATTTGGCTCTGTAAACAATGTTGTGATAGAGGTTTCTAGAGATGTTGCAAAAAAGCTTGAGGATATTAGGAGGTTGCTAGGGTTTAAAGACCTAAACGAGGTTCTTGATTATCTTTTTAAGGTCTTTAACGCTAAGAGTGGGGGTAATGACAATAACTTTCTCTATAAATGAGAAACTTAACAACGAGTTTTTCTCAGAATTGGATAAGATAGCAGATATTGTGAAATACGATGTGGAGTCACATACATGGATATATAGATTAAATCCTGCCAAGGTCTCTTTCTATGGATTTGAAAAAACTATAGAATTTATTGTAAATAAGCTTGGGATAAACATACCGTTAAGAGCATTGGAGCATCTTAAAAAGATTTCTTCTGAGCCTATCCATGTATTCGTTGATCTGAAAGATGATGCGCTACATCTATACCCATTGAATACAAGTGTTCTGGGTTCACTACTTGAGATGGGGATTGTAAGATATGATCTAATTTCCAAAGTGTTTAAAGCAAGGATAAGAGCTCTACACATGATTCTTGATCATCTTAATGAGGGTGGATATAGAGTTAAGCTGGGATTTCAGATAGATTACAGAGCATCTTTTAAATCATTTTTTAGCATCGCTCTTAAAACCTATCAGGAGGAGGCCTATAAAGCGTGGAAGGAGGCTGGATGCAGGGGTATTGTTGTTATGCCTGTTGGTGCTGGGAGAATGGCTATAGCTTTAAAGGCTATTGATGAACTGAAGGTCAGAACTGTTATCCTTGTTCCAAGCATAGATTCTTTATATAAGTGGGTTGGCTACCTAGTCAAGTATCTGAATGTCTCTCTCAAGGATATTGGCGTCTTTGGTGGTGGGAGAAGGGAGATTAAAGAGATAACAGTGATGACATATGACATGGCATCTTCCAACCTATGGAAAGTGCCAACTTATTTCGGTTTGCTGATAGCCGATGAGTGCCACTTTGCTGTTAGCGATACCTATAGAAATGCATTAAACAATGTTACAGCTCCATATAGACTAGGCTTGACCCAAACCCCGAATAGAGATGATGGGCTACACAGATACTATAAAGCTGTTCTTGGGCCAATAGTCTACAGCATAAGCTTGAATGAGTTTCGCGAAAAGAAATGTTTTAGGAGTCCAAAGGGGTTTATAGTTCATGTCGGGCTATCTAGAGAGGAGTATGAAGAATATAAAAGACTTATGAAGATGTATCTAAATTATTGTAGATCTGTTTACCCAAGTACTAGAGACATTGGAGAAAGGTTTAGAAGAGTTTTGGAGCTGAGTCCATTAGATCAAGGGGCCAGAGAGGCGCTGAGAGCTAGGCTAAAAGCAAGGAAAATAGTTTTGAACATTGATAGAAAGATCAGGGTTGTGGAACGTCTTTTGAAGAGGTTTGAAAACGAGAAGATTTTGATATTTTCTAAGTATCCAGGGGTTGTGAGGAGAATAGCTAGACAACTTCTTATTCCCAGGATATTGCCTGATACTCCAGAGGATGAGAAGAGGGTTTATCTCAAGATGTTCAGATATGGCGATATAAGGGTCTTGGCTACATCGATAATCTTTGATAAAACATTTGACAACTTTCCAGAGCCAAATGTGGCAATAGTTGTGAGTGGTGTGATACCTGGTAGAGACTACGTTAAGAGGATACTCGAAATACTTAAGCCTGGAGACAAACAGCCTCTACTAATAGAGATAGTCACTAAAATTGGTAAGATAGAACCATCAATAGAGATGAAAGAAGCTGAACAAAATATGCAGGTGGCCAGTCAATGACCCTAGGCCTGTTCGATATACCACTTAAAGAATTTGAGGAAGGACTCTACAAACCAAGATATTTGGACACACTTTCTGATCAAGACTTAGTCAACTCCATTATACAGTTTTACAGCTCTATTGTCGGTATGAGGTTTGGAGATGTTGATTGGAATGAGCTAAGAATAGCTATTGGAGATAGACAACTCTTTAAAGCTATAAGAAAGATTATGACAGGATTTTATACTCCTCTACGCGATATGAAAGTATGCGATACACCTGTATCCCCCAAGGTTCTGAGGATACAAGCTTTTCAGCAAATCAATAAGAGGTTTGGTGGCTTTGCATCTTCAGAGAATAGACGAAGGATTATAAAAAACGTTATACATGCTCTTCGCCTTCCAAAGTCAATAGAATTAGATGAGGTTTTGTGGTGTGATGAGATAGACAAAGCTGTCATCAAGAAAGTTGAGGAGCCTTCTGTAGATAAGGTGGTGAAGGAATACAATTTACAAGTTTTCAATACATTGTGCAGAAATAGTATCTATATTGTTATATACTTTGGAGAAGATTGCCCAGCCAAAGACATTATAAGATCCATCAATAGAAGCTCGAAGCTCTATGGAATTCTATGGGACGCTAAATACGCAAACAATGGCTATACAATCATGATTGAGGGTCCTAAGAGACTATTTGGCAAGGCATCGAGATATGGCTACAGAATAGCACAAACACTTTTAACAATCATCCCACTTTTGCGTGATTGCAAAGCTTATTGGTACATAGATGCAATTCTATATGCTAAATGGGCGGATATTAAGGTTCGTATGCTATCTAACGATATTGTTCCCCAGCTTTCGCTTGACCACTGGCTCTTAATAAAACCTGTGTTTGATAGTAACATTCTTGAGAGAATATATGAAGCGTTGAAGGTGCTGGGACTCAAAATATCTAAGTGTGAAGATCCTGTAATAATCAATGACACTATTTATATGCCTGACTTCGAGATTAGAGCCAATAACGATATTTTCTACGTAGAGGTTATAGGTTTCTGGAGAAGGGAGCTCGCTGAGAGAGTGGCAAAGAGACTTTCATTTATATCAAAAATAGTTAATAACATCATGGTTATAGCCGAAGAACCATTAAAAGAGTTTTTAGATGGTATAGAAATATTCACAATATACTATAGAATTATTGATGGAGTTCCTAGAGCTCCTTACAAAAAAATAGTTGATTATATAACGAAAGGAATGACCAAGAAAAAGTCTCACACTAAAATAGTATAGTGCACCTCAGTCTCAGTGTTCTTGACTATGATTTCTCCTAGCACTTTTACCCTATCTAAAAATAACATTTTTGTGCCAGCGACAAGGGTTACGCTTTATTCGCAGATCACGTACCATCTCTGCACCTTTTTGCTTAGCCAAGATAACATATCTCCTCATCACAACCATTAACATTATTGTTATTAGAATCGTTGTAACAAACAGTGAAATCAACCATCACGAACCACAATGAAACCAGAACCCCTCTTGGCGGAAGCAACCGTTTAGACATCAGCTATTCTCCGATATAAAAAGATATAATAATGAAATATTCAAC encodes the following:
- a CDS encoding DUF790 family protein; the encoded protein is MTLGLFDIPLKEFEEGLYKPRYLDTLSDQDLVNSIIQFYSSIVGMRFGDVDWNELRIAIGDRQLFKAIRKIMTGFYTPLRDMKVCDTPVSPKVLRIQAFQQINKRFGGFASSENRRRIIKNVIHALRLPKSIELDEVLWCDEIDKAVIKKVEEPSVDKVVKEYNLQVFNTLCRNSIYIVIYFGEDCPAKDIIRSINRSSKLYGILWDAKYANNGYTIMIEGPKRLFGKASRYGYRIAQTLLTIIPLLRDCKAYWYIDAILYAKWADIKVRMLSNDIVPQLSLDHWLLIKPVFDSNILERIYEALKVLGLKISKCEDPVIINDTIYMPDFEIRANNDIFYVEVIGFWRRELAERVAKRLSFISKIVNNIMVIAEEPLKEFLDGIEIFTIYYRIIDGVPRAPYKKIVDYITKGMTKKKSHTKIV
- a CDS encoding DEAD/DEAH box helicase gives rise to the protein MTITFSINEKLNNEFFSELDKIADIVKYDVESHTWIYRLNPAKVSFYGFEKTIEFIVNKLGINIPLRALEHLKKISSEPIHVFVDLKDDALHLYPLNTSVLGSLLEMGIVRYDLISKVFKARIRALHMILDHLNEGGYRVKLGFQIDYRASFKSFFSIALKTYQEEAYKAWKEAGCRGIVVMPVGAGRMAIALKAIDELKVRTVILVPSIDSLYKWVGYLVKYLNVSLKDIGVFGGGRREIKEITVMTYDMASSNLWKVPTYFGLLIADECHFAVSDTYRNALNNVTAPYRLGLTQTPNRDDGLHRYYKAVLGPIVYSISLNEFREKKCFRSPKGFIVHVGLSREEYEEYKRLMKMYLNYCRSVYPSTRDIGERFRRVLELSPLDQGAREALRARLKARKIVLNIDRKIRVVERLLKRFENEKILIFSKYPGVVRRIARQLLIPRILPDTPEDEKRVYLKMFRYGDIRVLATSIIFDKTFDNFPEPNVAIVVSGVIPGRDYVKRILEILKPGDKQPLLIEIVTKIGKIEPSIEMKEAEQNMQVASQ